The following are encoded together in the Erpetoichthys calabaricus chromosome 16, fErpCal1.3, whole genome shotgun sequence genome:
- the fam177a1 gene encoding protein FAM177A1 encodes MAELSLYLTNANVSLGQTMDVEKNSNSVKNFENVELGEIGKKKPQKIPRRIIHFASGETMEEYSTDEEQEEPEKKDLLPAVNPNNLTWGPYFLFHMWRVATATISVCDYLGEKMASLFGITTPKYQYAIDEYYRMKKEEQEEEEENQMSEEAERRFQEQQAQESLEPRSTQPEGAASFVNVTFDLEKDGCAHSENNRVSAPIPT; translated from the exons ATGGCTGAGCTTTCTTTGTATTTAACAAACGCGAACGTTTCATTGGGCCAAACTATGGATGTGGAAAAG aattCAAATTCtgtaaaaaattttgaaaatgttgaatTAGGTGAAATAGGAAAGAAGAAACCTCAGAAGATACCACGAAGGATAATTCACTTTGCCAGTGGCGAAACCATGGAGGAATATAGTACAGATGAAGAGCAAGAAGAGCCAGAAAAGAAGGATCTTTTGCCAGCAGTTAATCCA AATAATCTGACTTGGGGACCGTACTTTTTGTTCCATATGTGGAGAGTAGCTACAGCAACAATTTCAG TTTGTGATTACCTCGGAGAGAAGATGGCATCGTTATTTGGCATTACTACTCCCAAGTATCAGTATGCTATAGATGAATattacagaatgaaaaaagaG GAacaagaggaggaagaggagaaccAAATGTCCGAGGAAGCAGAACGTCGCTTTCAGGAACAACAGGCCCAGGAAAGTCTTGAACCACGCAGTACCCAACCTGAAGGAGCTGCTTCCTTTGTTAATGTAACATTTGATCTAGAGAAAGACGGTTGTGCACATTCTGAGAATAACAGAGTTTCAGCTCCTATTCCAACTTAA